One region of Deltaproteobacteria bacterium genomic DNA includes:
- a CDS encoding CoA transferase encodes MLALEGIKVIDFSTWAFAPGAAALLGDWGAEVIKIEDPATGDPHRALVTVAGAEVPDINFPWEFDNRNKRGMAVDLRTEKGKEIIHRLIEQADIFISNIQTAAIKKLGVDYETLSKINPKLIYAHATGYGEKGPEATRAGYDYAAFWARGAIMRQIGEPDSPPPMALPGLGDSTGSITLAAGIVLALLVRERMGIGQEVNVALLGTALWCNGISVVGAGVIEEEMERRSRKDWPNPLYNSYECKDGKWMMLVCLQSDRYWSDFCQVVGLEELEHDPRFENLIKRAENCQELISILDQTFLTRDRDELGKAFDEKEILWTPVQTFKEAINDPQALENGFIVEVEHPIHGTFKNVTSPVQLSKTPGSIRTVAPELGQHTEEILLEMGYNWDDITAFKDARAIL; translated from the coding sequence ATGTTAGCCCTGGAGGGAATCAAGGTTATTGACTTCAGCACCTGGGCTTTTGCACCAGGGGCCGCCGCTCTTTTAGGAGACTGGGGGGCGGAGGTGATCAAGATCGAAGACCCGGCCACCGGCGATCCCCATCGAGCACTTGTAACAGTCGCGGGGGCAGAGGTGCCGGATATCAACTTTCCCTGGGAGTTCGACAACCGCAACAAAAGAGGCATGGCCGTTGATCTCAGAACCGAGAAGGGGAAAGAGATTATTCACAGACTAATCGAGCAGGCGGATATCTTTATTTCCAATATCCAGACGGCTGCCATCAAGAAGCTTGGCGTGGACTATGAGACCCTGTCTAAAATCAACCCCAAACTGATCTATGCCCATGCCACCGGTTACGGCGAAAAGGGGCCGGAGGCCACCCGCGCCGGCTATGATTACGCCGCCTTCTGGGCCAGGGGAGCTATTATGAGGCAGATCGGCGAACCGGATTCTCCGCCGCCCATGGCCCTGCCAGGCCTGGGGGACAGCACCGGGTCCATCACCCTGGCCGCGGGCATCGTCCTGGCCTTGCTCGTGAGGGAACGGATGGGCATCGGTCAGGAAGTGAACGTGGCCCTGCTGGGCACGGCCCTGTGGTGCAACGGTATCAGCGTGGTCGGTGCGGGAGTGATCGAGGAAGAGATGGAAAGGCGTTCGCGGAAAGACTGGCCCAACCCTCTTTATAACTCCTATGAGTGTAAGGACGGGAAGTGGATGATGCTGGTCTGCCTGCAATCTGACCGGTACTGGTCTGACTTTTGCCAGGTTGTGGGTTTGGAAGAACTGGAGCACGACCCCCGTTTCGAGAACCTGATAAAACGCGCCGAAAATTGCCAGGAGTTAATTTCCATTCTCGACCAAACGTTTCTCACCAGAGACAGGGATGAACTGGGCAAGGCCTTTGATGAAAAGGAAATCTTGTGGACACCGGTGCAGACTTTCAAGGAAGCGATCAACGATCCCCAGGCCCTGGAAAACGGATTCATCGTTGAAGTTGAACATCCCATTCACGGGACCTTCAAGAATGTCACCAGCCCGGTGCAGTTGAGCAAGACCCCGGGAAGTATCAGAACGGTCGCCCCTGAACTGGGTCAGCATACTGAGGAAATCCTGCTGGAGATGGGATATAATTGGGATGATATTACTGCCTTTAAGGATGCCAGGGCTATTCTTTAA
- a CDS encoding corrinoid protein: MGEEKFSNLKKAIIDGDEIISEELTVAALAEGIPANDILQKGLVPGIREIGKLFGQGEVYLPELIVSGQAMETAIRHLEPFFAKESASNTGAFLIGTVQGDVHDIGKNIVAMMLKGNGWKVRDLGVDVSPEDFCKAVKEGAFDVLGMSALLTTTMASLDLTIEALNQAGLRHKIKIMIGGAPVTQDYADKIGANAFGLDAWDAITKAEKLLAAARQ, from the coding sequence ATGGGTGAAGAAAAATTTTCAAACCTGAAAAAGGCCATCATTGACGGCGATGAGATAATAAGTGAGGAGTTGACCGTTGCCGCTCTGGCCGAGGGGATACCGGCCAATGATATTTTACAAAAAGGCCTTGTGCCAGGGATAAGAGAAATCGGTAAATTATTCGGTCAAGGAGAGGTTTACCTGCCTGAACTGATAGTATCCGGGCAAGCCATGGAAACGGCCATCAGACACCTCGAACCTTTTTTCGCCAAAGAAAGCGCATCCAACACCGGCGCCTTTCTCATCGGAACGGTACAGGGTGACGTGCATGATATCGGCAAGAATATCGTGGCCATGATGCTTAAGGGGAATGGATGGAAAGTAAGAGATTTAGGCGTTGACGTTTCGCCGGAAGATTTCTGCAAGGCGGTGAAAGAAGGCGCCTTTGACGTTCTCGGGATGTCGGCCTTGCTGACGACAACCATGGCAAGCCTGGATTTGACCATCGAGGCTTTGAACCAGGCCGGGCTCAGGCACAAAATTAAGATCATGATCGGGGGAGCTCCCGTAACCCAGGACTACGCGGATAAAATCGGCGCGAACGCCTTCGGTCTAGACGCCTGGGACGCCATTACCAAAGCCGAAAAGCTGCTTGCCGCTGCCAGGCAGTAA
- a CDS encoding thiolase family protein: protein MKDVYIIGSYSIQFKKWPELSYRDLVRDAYLGVLQDAKMENGDQIEFAWFGNCGMAALGQSSIRGQVCFIPLVREGLFPERVPIINVEGACATASMALHGAWKDILSGQTECSLAVGVEKLFSPTIDKAATLKSFAGGMDNFTPEETIQVYKDAGNVIGQEFAPADNRTLFMDTYAMQAKYHMWKYGTTQRQIAVGCSKNHNFGALNPKAQYQFEVSVDQALEDRLISYPLTRSMCAPIGDGAASAIVCSEDFLKNLPSGVQNRAVKIKASVLTGGKYRDFDEPGLSKVGADKAYEMAGVGPGDIDVAEIHDATSFCEIYQSEMMGFCPIGEGGPFVESGATMLDGKIPINTGGGLVSKGHPVGATGLSMIYELVTQLRDEAGPRQVKGARLALQENGGGVIGFEEAACSIIILEKDQ, encoded by the coding sequence ATGAAAGACGTTTACATTATTGGCTCGTATTCAATACAATTTAAGAAATGGCCGGAATTATCTTACCGGGATCTGGTCAGAGACGCCTATCTGGGGGTGCTTCAGGACGCTAAAATGGAAAACGGGGACCAAATTGAGTTCGCCTGGTTCGGCAACTGCGGCATGGCCGCCCTGGGGCAGTCAAGCATACGCGGCCAGGTTTGCTTCATCCCTCTGGTCAGGGAGGGGCTTTTCCCGGAGCGCGTGCCCATCATCAATGTCGAGGGGGCCTGCGCCACCGCGTCCATGGCCCTGCACGGCGCCTGGAAAGACATCCTGAGCGGCCAAACCGAGTGCTCCCTGGCCGTGGGCGTGGAAAAGCTTTTTTCGCCCACGATTGACAAGGCCGCAACCTTAAAAAGCTTTGCCGGAGGCATGGATAATTTTACCCCCGAAGAAACCATTCAAGTATACAAGGACGCCGGTAATGTCATCGGCCAGGAGTTTGCGCCGGCAGACAACCGAACCCTGTTCATGGACACCTATGCCATGCAGGCCAAGTATCATATGTGGAAGTACGGGACCACGCAGCGGCAGATCGCGGTCGGGTGCTCCAAGAACCATAACTTCGGCGCGCTCAACCCCAAGGCTCAGTACCAGTTCGAGGTTTCAGTGGACCAGGCCCTGGAAGACCGGCTTATAAGCTATCCTTTAACTCGATCCATGTGCGCTCCTATTGGCGATGGCGCTGCCTCGGCCATTGTCTGTTCGGAAGATTTCCTGAAAAACCTGCCCTCAGGGGTTCAAAATCGTGCGGTTAAAATCAAGGCCAGCGTGCTTACCGGCGGGAAGTACCGGGACTTCGATGAACCGGGCTTGAGCAAGGTCGGCGCGGACAAGGCTTACGAGATGGCCGGTGTCGGGCCGGGTGATATTGATGTGGCCGAAATACATGACGCCACTTCCTTCTGCGAGATTTACCAATCGGAGATGATGGGTTTCTGCCCAATAGGTGAAGGAGGGCCGTTTGTCGAGTCCGGCGCAACCATGCTCGATGGCAAGATACCCATCAACACCGGCGGCGGCCTTGTCTCCAAAGGCCACCCGGTCGGCGCCACCGGGTTGTCCATGATTTATGAACTGGTGACCCAGCTTCGAGACGAAGCCGGGCCAAGGCAGGTCAAGGGGGCCAGACTGGCGCTCCAGGAAAACGGCGGCGGGGTCATCGGCTTTGAGGAAGCGGCCTGCTCGATCATTATTTTAGAAAAAGATCAGTAG